TAGACGCCCTTCCCCTTGTCCGTGCGGTTGCGGGCGGCCTCGCCCACGGAGCGCTGGCTGCCGCCCAGTTCCGTGATCGGAAAGAGGGTGTGGACCGCCGGCGAGAGGTCGCGGCTCTCGGACTTCTCCGGGCGCCCCATCCGGTTGCCGATCCGGGTCGGCGCGCGCTCGCGCACCTCGAAGTCGACGACCTCGTTGACCGCGCGGACGGCGTTGTCCCCCTCGTCCCACTCCTCGGCCTCCGCCGACAGCTCCGCCCGCTCCCACTCGCGACGCAGGCCGTCGGTGACCCCGAGCTGCCGGAGCAGGGGTCGGAAGTCGGGGATCCGCAGTGCGTCCTCGGTCTGGGTGTGCTCGACGAGCAGCTTCTCCAGCGCGCGGCGGACGGTGTCGGTGTGCTCGACGACGAGCAGGTCGCCAGTCACCTCGCCGGCGGCCGCGGCGTCGGCGAGCGCGTCGTACTCGTCGACGGAGATGTCGTGCCAGCAGTACGTGTAGGCGGGGTGCAGCGGCGCGTCGAACTCCGCGACCCACGCGAGCGCCTGCTCGGCGTCCGGGTCGTCGAGGTCGATCGTGAGGTCGTCCTCCAGCGCCTGGAGGTCGGCGCCCGCGGCCGCGAGGTCCTGCTCCCACCACTCGCGGACGTACGAGGCGGGCACGAGCGGGTGGTTGTTCTCGACGAACTCGCCGAAGTTGACGAGGTACTCGCCCAGGTCGAGCACCTCCTCGACGCCGTTGCGGACCTCCTTGGCCTCCGCGGGGTCGTCGATGCGGCGCACGTCGCCGTTCGCCAGCCTGACGGTCGGCCCGTCGATGGAGTCGACGGGGATGACGCCGCCGGCCTTCCCGGGGCGCTCCGTCTTGATCTGGGTGCCGGTGGCGAGGAAGTCGTCGACGATGTGCATCGTCGCGGGGTGGACGCCCGCGGTCGCGAAGCCGTGGTTGCGCGCGCGGCCGTACCGCAGGCGGAAGCCGCCCGCCTCGGAGGGGTGGCCGAAGACGGGCCGGCCGGCGATGAGGTCGCGGAGGAACTTCTGTGAGGGGTCGGCCCGCGTCGGCCCCGTCGGGGCGTCCGCCTCCTCCTGCTCGGCCGATTCTTTCCCCTCGATCTCCGCGTCCTCGTGCGTCTCGTTCTCGGAGCCGTCGCCGTCGTCCCCGTCGTCCGCCTCCTCGTCGTCCGTGTCGTCGTAGGTACCGTCGATGAGGTCCTGGAGCCACGGCCAGTCGACCTCGTCGAGCTGGCGGGTGTAGCGCTGGATCTTCGGGGCCTTGAGCGCGATCCCCTCCGCGAGCACGAGACACATCCCCCCGCGGGCGTTGTTGGTGTCGACGCGCTCCAGATCCCTGAAGCCGGAGACCTCCTCGTCGCCGGTGGCCTCCCCGTCGAGCATGATCGGCATGTGCTCGGCGATGAACTTCGTCTCCGTGTCCTTGGGCGTGTACTGGAGGCCCGTCTCCTTGTCGTAGAGGCCGATCTCCTCGGCGTAGCGCTCGATCTCGTCGTCGCGGGCGCGGTACTCGTCGATGCCGAGCAGCGCGCGGGCGTAGTCGCCCACGAGTACCGACAGCGCCTGCGCGGTCCCGCCCGCCGAGCGGATCGGCCCGGCGTAGTAGACGTTGATGAACTCGGTGCCGTCGTCGTTCTCCAGGATCTCGACGCGGTCGATCCCCTCGATTGGCGCCGCGACGACGCCCTCGGTGAGCAGGGCGACCGCCGTCCGAACCGCCCCCTCGATCTTGCCCGCCCGCGAGTCGAAGTCGCCAACGGTGCCCTCGACGAAGTCGGTGACCAGCTCCAGCGCCGCCTCCTCGCGGGACATCTCCCCCTCCAGTTCGCGGACGCGCTCGGCGACGCCCGGGATGCCGAGGATGTTCTCGACGCGGTCGGCCATGTCGCGGGCGACCGGGATCTCGATCTCCGTTTCGGGGTCCTTCCCCTGCGCCTTCGCCGCCTCCGCGCGCTCGAACGCCTCGTCGAGCCTGTCCTCGATCCGTGTGAAGTAGCGCTCGTCGTCCGGTCTCATGTCGTCGCCTCCGTCGCTCGCCCGCTCGTCCCGTCGGCCGGCTCTCCGACCGTCCCGAACCGCGGTCGCGTCGTCGGTGACGACCCCGGAGCCGGCGTCACGGCGGCGACGAACGCGCCGCCTCGGCTCGCGTGTCGGGGTCGTCGATGCACGTCACATTTCTGTGCGGGGGAGGGTGATAAGCGATTCGCGTCCCCCGCGGCCGCCCGCCGGCTCCGCTCGGGCGGCGCCCGCCGGCGGTTCCCTACAGCCAGAGATCCAGGTCCGTGACCTCGTCGTGTTCGCGCTCCAGCGGCTCCTCGAACGCGCGGAGGTACACCTCGCCCGCGAACACGGTGCCCCCGTCGAGATGCCCCGCGAGCGCCTGCCCGCTGCGGCGCGAGAGCACGGCGTGGGTGTGGGCGAAGCGGTCGCCCTCCAGCAGCGCGATGTTCCCGACGCAGGCGGCGACCTCCAGCGGCTCGTCGAACGTCACCGACTGATACTCCGTGTCCTCCTGGTCGTAGAACCACACCTCGGCGTCCTGGACGGCGCCCATGGCGTTGAACCACGCCGCGTCCGCCCCGACCTCGTCGGCGAGGGATTCGATCTCCTCGCGCCAGTCGGCGCCGTTGTCCAGGCTCGCCATGTACTCGCCGGTGACCTCGACTTCCCGGTAGTTCATATCC
This genomic stretch from Halobaculum roseum harbors:
- a CDS encoding PPC domain-containing DNA-binding protein; amino-acid sequence: MNYREVEVTGEYMASLDNGADWREEIESLADEVGADAAWFNAMGAVQDAEVWFYDQEDTEYQSVTFDEPLEVAACVGNIALLEGDRFAHTHAVLSRRSGQALAGHLDGGTVFAGEVYLRAFEEPLEREHDEVTDLDLWL